From Sinorhizobium sp. B11:
CCTTGCGCCCTTGAAGATCAAACTTGAAGATCAAATCAGTTGAAAGGGTTACCACTGATTCTGGCAGGGTGGAATGCCATGGGGCGATGTGTCCCCCAACTCTTGGCAAGTCGAAGGGCGGTCCGACTAAAACAGCGGAAGCATCATTCCGCGCTCGCCACCTTCTGCACCTCGAGCGGCGCAGCATCCTTCAGCTTCTCGCCGATACCCTTGAGAATGTTTGTCGATTGCACCGACAGCATGCGCGGGCGGACAAGGGTCGGCACGCCGTCCTTCGGCTTGTTGGCCTGTGCCTTGGCGACATCCTTTTCGGATGGCAGCGGGTTTTCGATGCCGGGGATCGGGCGCAGCGTGACGCCCTGATGGGCATAATCCATGGCGCGCTTGAAGGTCATGGCCGGCAGCGAGCCGCCGGTCATGTTGTTGGTCGACGTGTAGTCATCGTTCCCGAACCAGACGGCACAGGTATAGTTGCCGGTGAAGCCCACGAACCAGGCATCGCGATAGGCCTGCGTCGTGCCCGTCTTGCCGGCGGTGACGACGCCGTTGTCGAGGGCTGCCTTGCGCGCCGTGCCCACATAGGGCACCCGCGACAGCATCTGGTTCATGTAGCTGTCGGCCTGTTCGGACAGCACCCGCCGGGCGGGCGGCTCGTCACGATCGAAGTCGTAGAGAACGTCGCCGTCATAATCGAGAACCTGCGTAATGCCATGGCGACGGGACTGATAGCCGCCGGTCGGGAACACGGCATAGGCGGTCGCCTGGTCCAGCACCGTCACCTCGGACGTGCCGATCGGGATCGTCACGTCGTCGCGGATCGGCGTTTCGACGCCCATGGCCTTGGCCATGGCGCGGATCGGCTGGATGCCGAGCTTCTCCTTGGCAAGGCGCACCGGGATGGTGTTGATCGACTGGGCGATCGCAGTCTCCAGCGTGATGCGGCCGGCATAACGGTTTTCGTAATTGTGCGGGCTCCAGTTGCCCCAGGAAATCGGCGCGTCGATGATCGTCGTTTTCGGCGTCATCCCGCTCTCCATGGCCACCGAATAGGTATAGACCTTGAAGGAGGAGCCCGGCTGGCGCAGCGCCTTTGTGGCGCGGTTGAACTGGCTCTCGCCATAGTCGCGTCCGCCGACCATGGCGCGCACGGCCCCGCCGTTTTCGATCATCACCATCGCGCCCTGCTTGGCGTGATAGGCCTCGCCATATTCGCGCAGCGACGTCTCGATGGAATCGTCGGCCGCCTGCTGGATGCCCATGTCGATCGTGGTGCGCACGATCAGCGAGCGCTGGTGGAAGCGCGGCGACAGGCGCTGTACCTCGTCGAAGGCCCAGTCGAGGAAGAAGTCGGGCGATTCCACCTCGTTGCGGTCGACGACATTGGCCGGATTGCGCCGTGCCGCAATCACCTGACCCTCGGTCATCAGCCCGCTCTGCACGAGATTGGTCAGCACCTCGTTGGCGCGGCCGCGGGCGGCCGGCAGGTTCACATGCGGCGCATATTTGGCAGGCGCCTTGAACAGGCCGGCGAGCATGGCGGATTCGGCCAGATTCACATCGGTGATGCTCTTGCCGAAATAGAATTGCGCCGCGGCCGCCGCGCCGAATGTGCCGCCGCCCATATAGGCCCGGTCGAGATAGGTCGCGAGGATCTCTTTCTTGGAGAGATTGGCTTCCAGCCAGAACGCCAGGAAAGCTTCCGTGATCTTGCGGTCGATCGAGCGCTCGTTGGAAAGGAACAGGTTCTTGGCGAGCTGCTGCGTCAGCGTCGAGCCGCCCTGCACGACTTCGCCGGCCTGAGCGTTGGTCACCATGGCGCGGAAGAGGCCGATCACGTCGATGCCGAAATGGTCGAAGAAGCGCCGGTCTTCTGTGGCGATCACGGACTTGATCAGGGAATCCGGCAACTCGTCGATCGGCACGGAATTCTGGTGGATGACGCCGCGATGGCCGATCATGTTGCCGTAGCGGTCGAGGAAGGTGACGGCAAAATCGCCGCGGTTGCGCCAGTCTTCCTTGGTGGCCTCGAAAGCCGGCTGGGCGAGCGCCAGCATCAGCACCATGCCGACGGCGCCGAGCGTCAGCCCTTCGCCGGCGAGTTCGAACACCGCACGTTTCCAGCCGCGAACGCGGAAGCGGCGGAAGAAGATAGTCGTGTCTTCCCAGATTTCTGCGGCGCGAAAACCGGCATTCCAGACGGTCGAGTCGATCCACGAATCGATGCGCAGCAGCAGGTGACGGTTTTTCGACTGCTGCTTGCCATGCCCGTTTTCCGGGCCTTCTGAACCAACATCTGACCCATTATTTGGGTTGTCCGGATCCTGCACGTCCTATATTCCCGCCTGAGCACGCTCGGCGACCGTAAAATCCGGACGCCGGAGCGGGGCCTGAAAGGGGCCGCAACTCTCCGGATAGCCGGAGCAAGTTGAATAATTGGTTGATTTTGCGCACAAGAACAAGAGAGTTGAACGGTCGTCACGCGAATTTGCGGGCGGCTGTTGCAAGAAACGAACGATGAACGATCTGCCCTTCTGGAAGCGTAAGACACTTGCCGAAATGAATGCCGAGGAATGGGAAAGCCTCTGCGACGGCTGCGGCCTCTGTTGTCTGAACAAGATCGAGGAATGGGATAGCGGCGATGTCTATTTCACCTCGATCCGTTGCAAGCTGCTCGACAGTGAAAGCTGCCGCTGTTCCAGCTACCCGAACCGCTGGGATTTCGTGCCCGACTGCGTTCAACTGACCAGGGAAAACGTTCCCGAAATCGCATGGCTGCCGCCGACCTGCGGCTATCGGCTCGTCAATGAGGGCCGTGATCTCTATTGGTGGCATCCGCTGGTCTCAGGCGATCCCGAGACGGTCCATGCCGCCGGCATTTCCGCCCGCGGCCGCACCATCAGCGAAAACGAGGTCGCTGTCGACGATTTCGAGGATTACGTCGTCGACTGGCCGCTGACGGTCGGAGATGATGCCAAAGAGCCCGAGGAAAAGGCCGGCTGACCGTCATGACCAGGTGCTGTGAGGGATCTGGAACAGATGCCTTATGCGCGTCGTCAGCGTCGTGGGATGGCTGGCTTCGGCCGACACGCCTGCACTGAAGTGATGCTTCTCGGATTCGATCCGGCGAGACAGCAGCAGACCAAGCTCTTCGGCAAGTGCCGGCCGCTCCTGCATGATCGCCGCGAGGTGATCCTTGGCGATTTCGTAGACCACGACGGATGTCAGCGCACGGATATTGGCCGGCTCCAGCGCACCCATCAGCACGCCGCGTTCGCCGAAGAGATCACCGGGCGCGATTCTGGCGAGTTCGATCGTCTCGTTGCCTTCCTTCCGCTCGACGACGGCAACGCCGCGCCGCACGACCATCAATGATGTCAGCGACGTATCCTGCGTGGCGATCAACGCATCCTTCCTGAAGGTCAGCCGCTTCATGTCGGCCGCAAGCGATTCCTTTTCGTCTTCCGTCAGCGTCGAGAAGAGCGGAATGGCGTTGAGCAGGCGCCAGGCCGAGTTCGGATGTTTCCCGGCGTCCTCCGGCGGATCCGCAGCCGGGGGAAGCGACGACCCTGCAGGTGACGCAAGCTGCAGGCCTGACGCCTTGATGTGACGATAGACGAGATCGTAGACTTCGTTCCGGGCAGCGGTCGCCTCGCCCAGTCCGGAGACACGGAAGGAGAGCTCGAATTCGATGGCACTGCTGTCCAGCCCGGTGACGCTGACAGTCGGGACGGGGGACTTCAGGATGGCGTTGCTGCTCAAGAGTACCGTGCGCATCGTCTCCTCGATGGTCGCCGGCGGGCTTGAAGGCACGACCCGGATTTTCAGCGAGACGCCATGGGCTTCTTCAGGGCTGGTCAGGTTCGTCAGCCGCGCCTTGGCGAGTGCGCTATTGGGTACGATGACAAGGTCGTTTGTGCCGTTCAGGAGATGAGTGGAGCGCCAGTTCGTCTCCACCACGCGGCCCTGCACGCCGTCTTCGAGAACGATCCAGTCGCCGACGCTGTAGTGCCTGCCGAGATTGAGCGCGACGCCCGAGAATACGTCATTCAGCGTACTCTGAAGCGCAAGGCCAAGCACGATGGCGAAGACACCCGATGTCGCAATCAGTGTGCCGATCGGCGCGCCGAAGACGTAAGCCACGACCGACAGCCCGGCGCCGAGATAGATGATGCCGACGACGAGATCCTGCAGCAGCCGTGCCTCGCGCGGCTTGCGCTCGAAGATCAGGAAGAGCCGCACCGAACTCGCCAGTACCATTGCGCCACCGATCCACCAGACGGCCTTGGCGACCCCGACGAAAATGCGCCGGAAAAGATCTTCGGCCTTGCCCATGTCGGACGTATAGGGGGCAATCTCGTGTTTCACGAGCAGCACGGTCAGCAGCGCGAAGAAGATGAAGTTGGCGATCAGGCGGAAGGCGGGTTCCCGTCCGAAAATGAACCGCGCCGCGGCGCTGGCCAGAACGAGAACAATAAACTGGTACAGCGGATCTTCGAGCGTCTGCCATGACATGCAGGACATCCTGATTGGGGGTTGGACCCTATATCACGGAAGAAGAAGTCCTGTCCTCTGACACGAATGGATAGGGTGTCGTGACCGCTGACAACGCCGGCCGGGATTTTTGCCCGGCCGGCCATTTGATGGCTATTGCGCCGCGTAGGCTTCCAGCGCCTGGACGAGCTTCAGCCCCGCTTCGGCGCGGACCGTGTTCGGATAGTTCCGGTTCGCCAGCACCGTCAGGCCGATATGCAACTTCGGCACCAGCACGACATAGGCGCCGAAACCGTTCGTCGATCCCGTCTTGTTCATCAGCACCGCCGTCTGCGGCGCAAGCGGCTTTGTCCGTTTTTTCACAGGCTGGCTTTCCAGGCTCATCTTTGCGGAATTGCCGTCGAGAAGCTGCTTTAGCGCGACGGGCCAAGCATATTGCTCCCAGACCATGTCCTGCGTGTAATAGGCCGTATCGAAATATCCCTTATGCGTTTTCTCGATCGCAGCCCTGAATTCAGGTGCAAGAGCGTCCGGCTTCAAATTGGCGTCCAGCAGATGCACCATGTCGCGGGCCGTGGTCTTGATGCCGTAGGCCTCGTCGTCGAGGACGCCAGGTCCGACGCGGATCGGCTTGTTCGCCTTGCCATAACCGAAGGCGTAGCGATCCATGGCATCAGGCGGAACCGCGATGAAGGTGCTTTTCAGACCGAGGGCGGGAAACAGCTGC
This genomic window contains:
- a CDS encoding penicillin-binding protein, translating into MQDPDNPNNGSDVGSEGPENGHGKQQSKNRHLLLRIDSWIDSTVWNAGFRAAEIWEDTTIFFRRFRVRGWKRAVFELAGEGLTLGAVGMVLMLALAQPAFEATKEDWRNRGDFAVTFLDRYGNMIGHRGVIHQNSVPIDELPDSLIKSVIATEDRRFFDHFGIDVIGLFRAMVTNAQAGEVVQGGSTLTQQLAKNLFLSNERSIDRKITEAFLAFWLEANLSKKEILATYLDRAYMGGGTFGAAAAAQFYFGKSITDVNLAESAMLAGLFKAPAKYAPHVNLPAARGRANEVLTNLVQSGLMTEGQVIAARRNPANVVDRNEVESPDFFLDWAFDEVQRLSPRFHQRSLIVRTTIDMGIQQAADDSIETSLREYGEAYHAKQGAMVMIENGGAVRAMVGGRDYGESQFNRATKALRQPGSSFKVYTYSVAMESGMTPKTTIIDAPISWGNWSPHNYENRYAGRITLETAIAQSINTIPVRLAKEKLGIQPIRAMAKAMGVETPIRDDVTIPIGTSEVTVLDQATAYAVFPTGGYQSRRHGITQVLDYDGDVLYDFDRDEPPARRVLSEQADSYMNQMLSRVPYVGTARKAALDNGVVTAGKTGTTQAYRDAWFVGFTGNYTCAVWFGNDDYTSTNNMTGGSLPAMTFKRAMDYAHQGVTLRPIPGIENPLPSEKDVAKAQANKPKDGVPTLVRPRMLSVQSTNILKGIGEKLKDAAPLEVQKVASAE
- a CDS encoding YcgN family cysteine cluster protein; the encoded protein is MNDLPFWKRKTLAEMNAEEWESLCDGCGLCCLNKIEEWDSGDVYFTSIRCKLLDSESCRCSSYPNRWDFVPDCVQLTRENVPEIAWLPPTCGYRLVNEGRDLYWWHPLVSGDPETVHAAGISARGRTISENEVAVDDFEDYVVDWPLTVGDDAKEPEEKAG
- a CDS encoding mechanosensitive ion channel family protein; this translates as MSWQTLEDPLYQFIVLVLASAAARFIFGREPAFRLIANFIFFALLTVLLVKHEIAPYTSDMGKAEDLFRRIFVGVAKAVWWIGGAMVLASSVRLFLIFERKPREARLLQDLVVGIIYLGAGLSVVAYVFGAPIGTLIATSGVFAIVLGLALQSTLNDVFSGVALNLGRHYSVGDWIVLEDGVQGRVVETNWRSTHLLNGTNDLVIVPNSALAKARLTNLTSPEEAHGVSLKIRVVPSSPPATIEETMRTVLLSSNAILKSPVPTVSVTGLDSSAIEFELSFRVSGLGEATAARNEVYDLVYRHIKASGLQLASPAGSSLPPAADPPEDAGKHPNSAWRLLNAIPLFSTLTEDEKESLAADMKRLTFRKDALIATQDTSLTSLMVVRRGVAVVERKEGNETIELARIAPGDLFGERGVLMGALEPANIRALTSVVVYEIAKDHLAAIMQERPALAEELGLLLSRRIESEKHHFSAGVSAEASHPTTLTTRIRHLFQIPHSTWS